The Nitrososphaerales archaeon DNA window GCTCCTCCTCGAACGGACCTCCGAACAGGGACTCTCTTTCCCTCTTCAGCTCGGCTTGGAGCCCGGCGAGTCTCTCCTTCGGCCATCCATTCCCGCCCCTCCGCGCCGAATTCTTGACCGACATGAGGAGCTGCCGGAGGAAGGTGTCGACGTCGGCCACGATTCCGAGCGCGACGTCATAGTGCCTGCCTATCTCTGCAGGGTCGATGTCGACCTGGACTATCTTCGCGTCTCTCGGTACCGTCCTCCAGCCCATCGTCGTGTCGTCCGAGAACCTGAATCCGAGCCCGAGAATCATGTCTGACGACTCCACCAGGTGGTTGGTGGCGGCGTAGCCCCAAACGCCGACCGGCCCGAAGCACAAGGGGTCGTCCTCGGCAATCATGCCTCTGGCCCCGCTCAAAGCAACTGGAATAGAGAGCAGCCTCGAAAGCTCCTTCAGCCTCTCGCCCGCCCCTGAGGCGAGCGCGCCTCCGCCCGCGATTATCAGCGGTCTCTCCGACGACATGATGACTCTCGCTGCATCCTCGACGTCCTGTGCCCGGGCCTCAACCCTTGTCGGCTCGAACGAGAGCTTGCCGAGGTTCTCTAGAGATACGACTTCCGCCTTGCCGATGTCGGCCGGGACGTCGACGTGCACTGGGCCGGGCCTCCCATGAACAGACGTGAGGAGGGCGAGCCGCAGCTGGGCTGCGATTTTCTTGGGATCTGTTATCTGGATGTTAAGCTTGGTAACAGGTCTGAACATGTCCATCTGGTTCCACTCGTTCAGCGCGTCCTTTCCGAGCTTCGACCGCTCCAGGTTGCCAGTCAGGGCGAGCATCGGGACTGAAGCCCTGTATGCGTTCGCGACGCCTATCAGTAGGTTCGCAGCGCTCGGGCCCGCGCCCGCGATGCAGATCCCCGGTCTCCCGGTCACCCTTGCGTAGCCCTCAGCCATGCCAGCGGCCACCTGTTCGTGCCTCACAGTGATGAAGCGCATGTTGCCGCTGCGGAACATGTATTCAGTCGAGGCGAGCAGCGAGTTGCCCGGAAGTCCGAACGCGACATCGATGCCTGAAGAGCTTAGCACGTCGACTATGAGCTCGCTCCCCACAGACTCGCGTGACTTCGCAGGGCCCTCCGGCATCCTTGGTTCGACGCGGGTCAGATGAGGCCGGCCCCGTAGACCGCTAGAAAGTACAGCGCCACCCCGACTACCGCGAGGTTGGCAACGATGAACGTCTTCTGGGCAGGCGACGAGCCCTTGTATCCGAGGACTGTGATCTTCTCCTTGCCGAAGACGCGTATCCTCGTTGCGAGCGTCACCTCGTCGATGGTGACCATGGTCAGCCCGAGCAGCGCTTTGATCAGCGGGACCGTCCTCTCGACTATCACCCGCGGGTTCCTGGACCTGAGCTCCCAGCCCCTAAGCCTCAGGGCGGTGGTGATTACCTGCATCTGTCGGATCATCTCGGGCACGAACCTGTACGCCACCATCATGACGAAGAGGAGCTCCTTCGGGAAGCGCGTGTTTCCTAGCAGCCCGAGGACCTCGTTGAAGGAGGTGGTGTAGATGAAAGTGTAGGTGAAGAGAAGTATGATTCCGATTCTGACGTCGGAGGCAATCCCCCAGAGCACGCCCCCCATGGTTATGCCATAGGTTCCGAGGGGGCCGAACGAGACCTTCCCGAGCGTGATCGAGACAAGGCTCTGTGGGTAGACCTTGAAGAGCGCAGGGTTGGTCTGACCGAAGACACCAATCAGTGTGAAGGGAGCGAGCCCGATGAGTATCGCTGTCAGCACCTTGAACCAGGACAAGGGGATCTTCGCGAGGCGGACGAGCACCAACCCGATTAGCCCGAGGACGGCCATGTAGCGTAGGTCCCAATAGAAGCCGGAGAGAAGGAGCAAGGTGCCGACGAGCACAATCTTGACGAGCGGATGCATCCTGTGGATGACCGTGTCACCGGGCGTGTACTCCAGCCAGGCTGGCAACTAGGGCCCTCCTTTCGGGTAGAGTGCAGAGTAGAACTCGTCGACGGTGAGGACATCCTGCGGGAAGCCGAGAGAGGAGAAGCGTTGCGCAAGCTGGCTGATCTGGGGCGGCTTCACCTTGGCCGTGGCCAGGACCTCCGGGTCCGTAAAGACAGACCTCGTGTCGCCCTCCTTGATGATCTTGCCGTCGTTCATCACAACCAGCCGAGTGCAGACCTTCCCGAGGAATTCCATGTTGTGCGACACTATGACTATCGTGAGACCTTCCCTGTTTAGCCTCTTCAGCTCTTCGAGGAACCAGGCGCTCCTCTTCCTGTCCATCGCGTTGGTCGGCTCGTCGAGGATGATGACGCTCGGTTCCAGGACCAAGACGCTCGCCATTGCGAGAATCGTCCTCACGTCGCGCGGGAGCGCAGGCAACTCGTAGTCGAGATAGCCGGCCAGGGCGAACTGCTTTATCGATTTCTCCAGAAGAAGAGATATCTTGGCCTCGTCGGCGCCGACCAGCCTCAGGCTGTAGGCGAGTTCGGACCTTATGTCTTCCTGGAAGAGTTGGTTGTCGGGGTTCTGGAAGACATAGTTGATGTGCCTGATGAGCGTCTGAATTCTCTCCTTCGACACGTCCAGGCCCGCGACCTGGATCTTGGAGTCGGGGTTCGAGGCCTTCAGGACTCCCACCAAGTGCAGGCAGAGGGTGGTCTTGCCCGAGCCATTTTGCCCGACGAGGCCGATGATTGAACCCTTTGGAATGTTCATGTCGACGCCCTTGAGGGCGTGGACGTCTGGCGGGTATGTGTGCCGCAGGTTCGAGACCGAAACTACCGGCTCCTCGACCGCCTGCGACCCTGTAGCGCCGTGAGATGCGAAACGGAGAGAGGCGACGAGTGGGCGAAGAGCCTTCTCTGCCTCGTCGACCGAGAAGGGCATGTTCCCAATCCCGGTTTTCTTTCTGAACCGCAGGAACAGGTCAGCCATCTGTGTCCTTCCCACGCCGATTTCGTCCAGAAGCGGCTCCATGATTACTCGGTGGGGGTCGCCGTCGAGCACCACCTCCCCCCCGTGGAGCACGACTAGGCGGTCGAGGTACCCGATTATGGACTCGAGGTCGAGGCCCGACTCTGTAATCACCACCGTCGAGTTCTGTTCCCGTACAAGGTTCTTGATAATGGAGAGAACCCTTTCCTTTCCCTCCGAATCGAGCATTGACACGGGCTCGTCGAGGGCCAACACCTTGGGCCTCATGGCGAGTATGTCAGCTATTGCGAGGCTCTGCTGCTGGCCCCCCGAGAGTTCCTCGGGGTTCCTGCTCTCGAGGCCCTTCAGGCGCGTGACCGTCAGGGCGAAGTCTACTCGTTCCCTGATTTCTTTTTCTTCGAGCCCAAGGTTCGACGGGCCGAAGGAAACGTCGTCGAGGACCGTGAGCCCGAGCAGCTGGGTCACGGGCTTGTCCAGTACTACGCCAACCATCTGCGAGTAATCTAACGGCGAGAGTTCACGCGAGTTCTTGCCTTCGATAAGAATCTCCCCCTCCTCAATCCCTGGGACCTCCTCGGGGGCCAGGCCCCCCAACGTCTTGATGAAGGTGCTCTTGCCCGAGCCGCCTATCCCCAGGATCCCGACGGTCGTGCCCTGCTCTATCTTCAGGCTGACGTTCTTGAGAGCCTTATTCGACCGTCCTAGGTGAGTGAACGAGTAGTTCCGGAATTCGATGAGCGTCAAGTGGCCACCGGGTTTCCAAAAAGAAGGAGGTGCAGTCCCATCTCACTAGGACTGCAGCTATGGATTGGAGGCCTGTGAACCCGTGCGCATGCGTCTCGTGGCACTTCTGTATGCGGCTTCCGCCACAATCAGGCCGACCACAATGGAGATGGCCGAGGTTGGCCACCAGAAGACCATGTAGCCGACGTTGCCTAGGAACGCGTCCCAAGGGTTCAGTTGGAAGAACTGGAAGACTGTGTAGCCCGCGTGGATGAGCAGTATCACCGGGATGATCGCTACCCACTTTGCGTAGCTCATCAAACCGGTGGCTGACATCCTGACGAACCTGAAGATCAGGTATCCCGCCAGCGCCCACCTCGCGGCGTCCATGAAAACGAACGCTGGGACGGCCGCAGGGTTCATGAAAGAGATTCCTGTGATTGCGAATCTGATGAACCCTCCCACTATGATTGCCACCAGAGGCACTATGGGCGGGAACATGGCGGCTGCGAATGCGGTGACTGCAGCCACAATGTCGAAGTTGGTTACTGCTCCGAAGAGTCCGCCCGCCGCGTAGAGGGCAGCCAGAATGCCCATCGCTGCCAGGTAGTACGGGCTGAAGAGCGAGTAATGCCTGCCGGGCACGTATCGTCCGGGCGGTGCTCGGAAGCGCTCGTTCCTCGAGATTTCGTAGACTCCGAAGAACGCCAGTGGTATTGTGATTAGAAAGGTGAACTGGTAGTAGTAGGCTATCCTTGCGGGTGAGTTTGCTATTCCGAGAATCGCGGTCGTGGGGTTGTAGGCTAGTGCGACATAGGCCGTCGAGACGAGGCCTAGCGCAAGCCAAACTAGGTTTCCACCAATTATCTTCTTTGAAGTCGGAAGTATCCCCTCAGACTTCATGTGGCACTTCGGAAGGCCAAGCGAGTAATAAAGCCTTGGTTCGTGGGATTCCTGTATTCCCGAAGTGGAGAATTTCCTGAGAAATCGAAGCCCCTCCTATGATTCTGGCTACCACACCAGGGATTTCTTCAACGAGCCTCGAAATCAGACGATTGCGACCCTCTTCTCGCCGACCGCAAGACGGGTGTAGCTTGCCAGTCGGCCATCCCGCTTATTCTTTTATGGCACAACATGGGAATGATGGCGGCATGACAGCCTACACTGGAGGCGAGATGGTGGCCGAGTACATGGCGAAAGAGGGCGTTCCTTACGCGGTGGGCCTTCCAGGCCACGCCATCGCGACAGTCGTAGACGCAATTGGGAAGAGAGGCATCAAGATGATTCAGGCGAAGAATGAGGAGAGCGCCTGCCACCTAGCGGATGGCTTCTTCAGGGCCTCGGGCAAGCCGCTCGTCGTCTTCGCGACCGCAGGTGCGGGGGCGACCAACACAATACTGGGGCTCGCCACGGCCTGGGTCGACTCTTCTGCGTTTGTGTTGATAACAGGAGAGGTCTCCTCGTACTTCTATGGATACGGCACGTTCCAAGGCACAGAACGCTCCGCGATTGGGGACTTCAACTCAATCGTGAGGCCAGTGACCAAGGGCACCTGGAACGCGAGCAGGGCCGACGTGATTCCAGAGGTGATGGCAAGGGCGTTCAAGCTCTGCACCAGCGGAAGACCGGGGCCGGTCCATGTGAGCATCCCGATGGACGTAGCCGCCCAGAAGGCGGACGTGACGATTCCCGAACCGTCAAGGTACAGGCCAGAAGGGACGATGAGGGCCGACGAGGCGACGATGCAGAAGGTCTCCGACATGATCCTGAACGCCAATCGCCCTATCATACTCTCCGGGGGCGGAGTGGCCAACAGCGGAGCGACTGCAGCGCTGATCGACTACGCAGAGTTCCTCGGCATCCCAGTGATGAGCACCGAACTCGGGTTGGGCAAGGGGACGTTCCCGGAGGACCACGAGCTGTACGCCTTCTACCCGGGATCCCCGGGCTCTTCGGTCGGGAACATGCTGGCCAGAAACGCTGACGTCATCCTCTCTCTCGGATGCAGGTTCACAGAGTTCACAGCCAGTTCCTACAAGCAAGGTGCGACGTTCAGCATCCCGCCCACCAAGCTGATCCAGGTCGACATCGACGCCGGGGAGATAGGGAAGAACTACCCTGTCGAGGTCGGTGTTGTCGCGGACGCGAAGGCAGTGCTCCAGGACCTGCTCAGCATTGCTAGGAGGAAGACCCAGAAGAGAAACTACAGGCAGAGTGAGTACTTCAAGCAGCTCCAGACGCTGAAGGGCGAGTGGTTCGAGGACCTGAAATCCATCACCGAGGAGCCGACCCTGACCATGGGCTCGCTGGTGACGGAGCTGAGGGATGTTCTTGACAGGAAGGCAATAGTCGTGGAGAGCACATCCTACTCGATCTCGGTGGTGAGTCAGCTCTTCCCCGTCTACGAGCCGAGGTCCCACATAGCGTCTGGGGGGTTCGGGCCCATGGGCTTCGGGCTGCCCGCAGCCATGGGAGCGAAGCTGGCGAGGCCCGACAGACAGGTCGTCGACGTGGACGGTGACGGCGCCTTCCTCTTCAGGGTAGGGGAACTCTCGACGTGCGTCCAGTACGACATACCAGTCCTTGCCGTGGTCTGCAACAACAGGGGGTTCATCTCGGTCAAGGACAGCCAAGCGCACATGTTCAACCGGTCCTTTGTGGTGGACTTCAAGAAGCCGAACGGCGAGCTCTACTCGCCCGACTACGCGAAGGTGGCCGAGGCGTTCGGCTGCTTCGGGACTAGGATAACCAAGCGCGAGGAGGTCAAGGACGCTGTGAAGAAGGCATTGTCGTCCGGGAAACCTGCGGTGATAGACGCGGTCATTGCGAGGGACTTCCCGAAGACAGGGACGAAGCACTACGGGTTCTGGCACGGCATAAGCCCCGAAGCGGGGAAGCCGTAGCTCAGTCGTCGACCGGCCAGTTTCCCTTCGTTATCAGCTCGACTACGTTGCCCGACGGGTCGTCGAAGTAGACCGACCTTGCTTTCCCCCAGTTCACTTCCTTCGTTATCGCGACTCCTTCGCGTGAGAGCCTTGCCTTCCAAGAGTCGTAGTCCGCGTCGTCTATCTCGAAGGCAAAGTGCTGGATCCCGCTCGCGCCGTGGGCGGGAAGCCTCTTCTCCTGCAGTGTGGTAGCGGCCAGGAAGAGGAGGAGCATGCTCTTTCCTGCCTTGAGGAAGACGTGCCTGTTAGGCTCGCTGCTGTAGAGTTCGAGTCCGAGGACCCTTGTGTAGAAGTCGCGCGCCGCGTCGAGGTCGGTGACATAGACTCCTGTCTCGACGACCTTTCTAACAGCCAACGGGTTCTTCATGGTCCCGCCTGGGGAATGGCCGTCGGCGATGAATGTCCCATGAGCTTACCCTACAGTTTGGCCAGGTCTCTGGTCTTGCCCAGCCCTGCCGGCGCGAGGTTGAACTGGATCGTCTTGATCCTTGTCATCTCGTCGATGCTGTACCCGATTCCTTCTCGGCCGAGTCCCGAGTCCTTGTTGCCTCCGAAGGGGAAGTAGCCCACTCCATGCGACGGAGCGTCGTTTATGCTCACCGACCCCTCTTCCATCGCCTTCGCCACCTTCCAC harbors:
- a CDS encoding thiamine pyrophosphate-binding protein, which codes for MPEGPAKSRESVGSELIVDVLSSSGIDVAFGLPGNSLLASTEYMFRSGNMRFITVRHEQVAAGMAEGYARVTGRPGICIAGAGPSAANLLIGVANAYRASVPMLALTGNLERSKLGKDALNEWNQMDMFRPVTKLNIQITDPKKIAAQLRLALLTSVHGRPGPVHVDVPADIGKAEVVSLENLGKLSFEPTRVEARAQDVEDAARVIMSSERPLIIAGGGALASGAGERLKELSRLLSIPVALSGARGMIAEDDPLCFGPVGVWGYAATNHLVESSDMILGLGFRFSDDTTMGWRTVPRDAKIVQVDIDPAEIGRHYDVALGIVADVDTFLRQLLMSVKNSARRGGNGWPKERLAGLQAELKRERESLFGGPFEEEPVDKRVIVRDLMRLAKEDAIIAVGTGVHTRYVSRMIVRGPRRFMRSGAFAAMGFAYPAALGAKVAAPDRQVVCLDGDGDFMMTVQDLETAVREDIPFVTVVFNNLSYAAYKFWPKKRIGVEFTNPDMVKLAESFGAVGMRVTRSREFGPALQEMMKADRPAIIDAVVTPETNLPWY
- a CDS encoding energy-coupling factor transporter transmembrane protein EcfT, with product MPAWLEYTPGDTVIHRMHPLVKIVLVGTLLLLSGFYWDLRYMAVLGLIGLVLVRLAKIPLSWFKVLTAILIGLAPFTLIGVFGQTNPALFKVYPQSLVSITLGKVSFGPLGTYGITMGGVLWGIASDVRIGIILLFTYTFIYTTSFNEVLGLLGNTRFPKELLFVMMVAYRFVPEMIRQMQVITTALRLRGWELRSRNPRVIVERTVPLIKALLGLTMVTIDEVTLATRIRVFGKEKITVLGYKGSSPAQKTFIVANLAVVGVALYFLAVYGAGLI
- a CDS encoding energy-coupling factor transporter ATPase yields the protein MTLIEFRNYSFTHLGRSNKALKNVSLKIEQGTTVGILGIGGSGKSTFIKTLGGLAPEEVPGIEEGEILIEGKNSRELSPLDYSQMVGVVLDKPVTQLLGLTVLDDVSFGPSNLGLEEKEIRERVDFALTVTRLKGLESRNPEELSGGQQQSLAIADILAMRPKVLALDEPVSMLDSEGKERVLSIIKNLVREQNSTVVITESGLDLESIIGYLDRLVVLHGGEVVLDGDPHRVIMEPLLDEIGVGRTQMADLFLRFRKKTGIGNMPFSVDEAEKALRPLVASLRFASHGATGSQAVEEPVVSVSNLRHTYPPDVHALKGVDMNIPKGSIIGLVGQNGSGKTTLCLHLVGVLKASNPDSKIQVAGLDVSKERIQTLIRHINYVFQNPDNQLFQEDIRSELAYSLRLVGADEAKISLLLEKSIKQFALAGYLDYELPALPRDVRTILAMASVLVLEPSVIILDEPTNAMDRKRSAWFLEELKRLNREGLTIVIVSHNMEFLGKVCTRLVVMNDGKIIKEGDTRSVFTDPEVLATAKVKPPQISQLAQRFSSLGFPQDVLTVDEFYSALYPKGGP
- a CDS encoding thiamine pyrophosphate-binding protein, which gives rise to MTAYTGGEMVAEYMAKEGVPYAVGLPGHAIATVVDAIGKRGIKMIQAKNEESACHLADGFFRASGKPLVVFATAGAGATNTILGLATAWVDSSAFVLITGEVSSYFYGYGTFQGTERSAIGDFNSIVRPVTKGTWNASRADVIPEVMARAFKLCTSGRPGPVHVSIPMDVAAQKADVTIPEPSRYRPEGTMRADEATMQKVSDMILNANRPIILSGGGVANSGATAALIDYAEFLGIPVMSTELGLGKGTFPEDHELYAFYPGSPGSSVGNMLARNADVILSLGCRFTEFTASSYKQGATFSIPPTKLIQVDIDAGEIGKNYPVEVGVVADAKAVLQDLLSIARRKTQKRNYRQSEYFKQLQTLKGEWFEDLKSITEEPTLTMGSLVTELRDVLDRKAIVVESTSYSISVVSQLFPVYEPRSHIASGGFGPMGFGLPAAMGAKLARPDRQVVDVDGDGAFLFRVGELSTCVQYDIPVLAVVCNNRGFISVKDSQAHMFNRSFVVDFKKPNGELYSPDYAKVAEAFGCFGTRITKREEVKDAVKKALSSGKPAVIDAVIARDFPKTGTKHYGFWHGISPEAGKP
- a CDS encoding VOC family protein, which gives rise to MKNPLAVRKVVETGVYVTDLDAARDFYTRVLGLELYSSEPNRHVFLKAGKSMLLLFLAATTLQEKRLPAHGASGIQHFAFEIDDADYDSWKARLSREGVAITKEVNWGKARSVYFDDPSGNVVELITKGNWPVDD